A window from Listeria seeligeri serovar 1/2b str. SLCC3954 encodes these proteins:
- the rplP gene encoding 50S ribosomal protein L16: MLVPKRVKYRREFRGNMRGRAKGGTEVAFGEYGLQAVEASWITNRQIEAARIAMTRYMKRGGKVWIKIFPHKSYTSKPIGVRMGKGKGAPEGWVSPVKRGKIMFEIAGVPEDVAREALRLAAHKLPVKTKIVKREEIGGEANES; the protein is encoded by the coding sequence ATGTTAGTTCCTAAACGTGTAAAATACCGTCGTGAATTCCGTGGAAACATGCGTGGACGCGCGAAAGGCGGAACTGAAGTTGCATTTGGTGAATACGGTCTTCAAGCAGTTGAAGCTTCTTGGATTACAAACCGTCAAATCGAAGCAGCTCGTATCGCAATGACTCGTTACATGAAACGTGGCGGTAAAGTTTGGATTAAAATTTTCCCTCATAAATCTTACACTTCTAAACCAATCGGGGTTCGGATGGGTAAAGGTAAAGGTGCTCCGGAAGGTTGGGTAAGCCCAGTCAAACGTGGCAAAATTATGTTTGAAATCGCAGGTGTTCCTGAAGATGTAGCGCGTGAAGCATTACGTCTAGCAGCACATAAACTGCCGGTCAAAACTAAGATCGTTAAACGTGAAGAAATTGGTGGTGAAGCAAATGAAAGCTAA
- the rpsC gene encoding 30S ribosomal protein S3 produces the protein MGQKVHPIGMRIGVIRDWDSKWYAEKDYADFLHEDLRIRDYVAKRLSDASVSRVEIERAANRVNITIHTAKPGMVIGKGGSEVEALRKNLNELTQKRVHINIVEIKRADLDAKLVAENIARQLEGRVSFRRAQKQAIQRTMRAGAKGIKTQVSGRLGGADIARAEHYSEGTVPLHTLRADIDYAWEEADTTYGKLGVKVWIYRGEVLPTKKNNVEGGK, from the coding sequence GTGGGTCAAAAAGTACATCCAATAGGTATGCGTATCGGTGTCATCCGTGATTGGGACTCCAAATGGTACGCGGAAAAAGATTATGCGGACTTCTTACATGAAGATTTACGCATCCGTGATTATGTTGCAAAACGTCTATCTGACGCTTCTGTTTCTCGTGTAGAAATCGAACGTGCAGCTAACCGTGTGAATATCACAATTCATACTGCTAAACCTGGTATGGTTATCGGTAAAGGTGGTTCTGAAGTTGAAGCATTACGCAAAAACTTAAACGAACTTACTCAAAAACGTGTTCATATCAACATCGTAGAAATCAAACGTGCTGACCTAGACGCAAAATTGGTTGCTGAAAATATCGCTCGTCAATTGGAAGGTCGTGTATCTTTCCGTCGTGCGCAAAAACAAGCTATCCAACGTACTATGCGTGCTGGAGCAAAAGGTATCAAAACTCAAGTATCTGGTCGTCTTGGCGGAGCGGATATCGCTCGTGCTGAACACTATAGCGAAGGAACAGTACCTCTTCATACATTGCGTGCCGATATCGACTACGCATGGGAAGAAGCTGACACAACTTATGGTAAACTAGGCGTTAAAGTCTGGATCTACCGTGGTGAAGTCCTTCCTACGAAGAAAAACAATGTGGAAGGAGGAAAATAA
- the rplV gene encoding 50S ribosomal protein L22 encodes MASEVTSAKAVAKTVRIAPRKARIVIDLIRGKQVGEAIAILKYTPRSASPIIEKVLKSAIANAEHNYDLDINNLVVEEAFVDEGPTLKRFRPRAQGRASAINKRTSHITVVVSEVKEG; translated from the coding sequence ATGGCAAGTGAAGTTACAAGCGCAAAAGCCGTTGCCAAAACGGTTCGTATTGCTCCTCGCAAAGCTAGAATCGTCATTGATTTAATTCGAGGCAAGCAAGTTGGCGAAGCAATTGCAATCTTGAAGTATACTCCAAGATCAGCTTCCCCAATTATTGAAAAAGTATTAAAATCCGCTATTGCTAACGCAGAGCATAACTATGATTTAGACATTAACAACCTTGTAGTAGAGGAAGCATTTGTTGACGAAGGTCCAACACTTAAACGTTTCCGTCCACGTGCACAAGGTCGTGCAAGTGCAATTAACAAACGTACTAGCCACATTACAGTTGTGGTATCTGAAGTGAAGGAGGGATAA
- the rpsS gene encoding 30S ribosomal protein S19, which translates to MGRSLKKGPFVDDHLMKKVEAAAESEKKQVIKTWSRRSTIFPTFVGQTIAVYDGRKHVPVYVQEDMVGHKLGEFAPTRTYRGHAGDDKKTKR; encoded by the coding sequence ATGGGTCGTAGTTTGAAAAAAGGACCTTTTGTTGATGACCACTTGATGAAGAAAGTGGAAGCAGCAGCAGAAAGCGAAAAGAAACAAGTAATTAAAACTTGGTCTCGTCGCTCCACGATTTTCCCAACTTTTGTTGGACAAACAATCGCAGTATATGATGGACGTAAACACGTTCCTGTTTATGTTCAAGAAGATATGGTAGGACACAAACTGGGCGAATTCGCACCAACTCGTACGTACCGCGGTCATGCGGGCGACGATAAAAAAACTAAACGCTAA
- the rplB gene encoding 50S ribosomal protein L2, with translation MAIKKYKPTTNGRRHMTSSDFAEITTSTPEKSLLRPLKKKAGRNNQGKLTVRHHGGGHKRQYRVIDFKRNKDGIPGRVATIEYDPNRSANIALINYADGEKRYIIAAKGLEVGQTIYSGAEADIKIGNALELKDIPVGTVIHNIEMKPGKGGQLVRSAGTSAQVLGKEGKYVLIRLNSGEVRMILATCRATIGQVGNEQHELINIGKAGRSRWMGKRPTVRGSVMNPNDHPHGGGEGKAPIGRKSPMSPWGKPTLGYKTRKKNNNSDKFIVRRRKKK, from the coding sequence ATGGCGATCAAAAAGTATAAACCTACCACAAACGGGCGCCGGCATATGACTAGTTCAGATTTTGCTGAGATTACTACAAGTACTCCAGAAAAATCTTTACTACGTCCTCTTAAAAAGAAAGCCGGACGCAATAACCAAGGTAAGTTAACTGTTCGTCATCACGGCGGTGGCCATAAACGCCAATACCGCGTGATTGATTTCAAACGTAACAAAGATGGTATTCCTGGACGCGTTGCAACGATCGAGTACGATCCAAACCGTTCTGCTAATATTGCTCTAATCAACTATGCTGATGGAGAAAAACGCTACATCATCGCAGCAAAAGGCCTTGAAGTAGGTCAAACAATTTATTCAGGAGCAGAAGCCGACATCAAAATCGGTAATGCACTAGAATTAAAAGATATTCCAGTGGGTACTGTTATCCACAATATCGAAATGAAACCTGGTAAAGGTGGACAATTAGTACGTTCAGCTGGAACAAGTGCTCAAGTGCTTGGTAAAGAAGGCAAATACGTATTAATCCGCTTAAACTCTGGTGAAGTTCGCATGATTCTTGCTACTTGCCGCGCTACAATCGGTCAAGTTGGTAACGAACAACACGAACTTATCAACATTGGTAAAGCAGGTCGTTCACGTTGGATGGGTAAACGCCCAACTGTTCGTGGATCTGTAATGAACCCTAACGATCACCCGCACGGTGGTGGTGAAGGTAAAGCTCCAATCGGTCGTAAATCTCCAATGTCTCCATGGGGTAAACCAACTCTTGGATACAAAACACGTAAGAAAAATAACAACTCCGATAAATTTATCGTACGTCGTCGTAAGAAAAAATAA
- the rplW gene encoding 50S ribosomal protein L23 has protein sequence MDARDIIKRPVVTEESTSILDDKKYTFEVDTRATKTQVKYAVEEIFDVKVAKVNVMNYKGKLKRMGRYAGYTNKRRKAIVTVTADSKEIQFFEV, from the coding sequence ATGGATGCACGCGACATCATTAAGCGCCCGGTTGTAACTGAAGAATCTACAAGCATTCTCGACGATAAGAAATATACTTTTGAAGTAGATACTCGCGCAACTAAAACGCAAGTAAAATACGCAGTTGAAGAAATTTTTGACGTAAAAGTTGCTAAAGTAAACGTAATGAATTACAAAGGCAAACTTAAACGTATGGGCCGTTATGCAGGTTACACTAACAAACGCCGTAAAGCGATTGTTACTGTTACAGCTGACAGCAAAGAAATTCAATTCTTTGAAGTATAA
- the rplD gene encoding 50S ribosomal protein L4: MPKLSLLKQDGTNAGEITLNDTVFGIEPNEKVVVDVILSQRASLRQGTHKVKNRSEVRGGGRKPWRQKGTGRARQGSIRSPQWRGGGVVFGPTPRSYAYKLPKKVRRLAIKSILSSKVNEEKLVVLEGLTFDAPKTKEFAAFLKNISVDTKALIVVASESENVELSARNLQGITVIPAESISVLEVAKHDKLIITKAAVEKVEEVLA; this comes from the coding sequence ATGCCAAAATTAAGCTTACTTAAACAAGATGGAACAAACGCTGGCGAAATTACTTTAAACGACACTGTTTTCGGTATCGAACCAAATGAAAAAGTTGTTGTTGATGTGATTTTGAGCCAACGTGCATCCCTTCGTCAAGGGACTCACAAAGTAAAAAATCGTTCAGAAGTACGTGGTGGCGGACGTAAACCATGGCGTCAAAAAGGTACAGGTCGTGCCCGTCAAGGTTCAATCCGTTCCCCACAATGGCGTGGCGGTGGTGTCGTGTTCGGCCCAACACCTCGTTCATATGCTTACAAATTACCTAAGAAAGTTCGTCGTTTAGCGATTAAATCAATTCTTTCTTCTAAAGTAAATGAAGAAAAATTAGTTGTACTTGAAGGTTTAACTTTCGATGCTCCTAAAACAAAAGAATTTGCGGCTTTTCTTAAAAATATCTCTGTAGATACTAAGGCACTAATCGTAGTTGCTAGTGAAAGTGAAAATGTAGAATTATCTGCACGCAACTTACAAGGCATTACAGTTATTCCAGCTGAAAGTATCTCAGTACTAGAAGTTGCTAAACATGATAAGTTAATTATCACTAAAGCAGCTGTCGAAAAAGTAGAGGAGGTGCTCGCATAA
- the rplC gene encoding 50S ribosomal protein L3: MTKGILGRKVGMTQVFTENGELIPVTVIEAAQNVVLQKKTVETDGYEAVQIGFEDKRAKLSNKPEQGHVAKANTTPKRFIREFRDVNLDEYEIGAEVKVDVFAEGDIIDATGVSKGKGFQGVIKRHGQSRGPMAHGSRYHRRPGSMGPVAPNRVFKNKLLPGRMGGEQITIQNLEIVKVDVEKNVLLVKGNVPGAKKALVQIKTATKAK, translated from the coding sequence ATGACCAAAGGAATCTTAGGTAGAAAAGTAGGGATGACACAAGTTTTCACTGAAAACGGCGAACTTATTCCAGTAACAGTTATCGAAGCAGCACAAAACGTGGTACTTCAAAAGAAAACTGTTGAAACTGACGGCTACGAAGCTGTACAAATCGGTTTCGAAGATAAGAGGGCAAAATTGTCAAACAAACCCGAACAAGGTCATGTAGCAAAAGCCAATACTACTCCTAAGCGCTTCATTCGCGAATTCCGCGATGTAAACTTAGACGAGTATGAGATTGGTGCAGAAGTAAAAGTAGACGTATTCGCAGAAGGTGACATCATCGACGCGACAGGCGTATCGAAAGGTAAAGGATTCCAAGGTGTTATTAAACGCCACGGACAATCACGCGGCCCTATGGCCCACGGTTCCCGTTACCATCGTCGCCCAGGTTCAATGGGTCCAGTAGCACCTAACCGTGTTTTCAAAAATAAACTACTTCCAGGTCGTATGGGTGGAGAACAAATCACTATCCAAAACCTAGAAATCGTTAAAGTAGACGTTGAAAAGAACGTTCTTTTAGTAAAAGGTAACGTTCCAGGCGCTAAAAAAGCATTAGTTCAAATTAAAACTGCTACTAAAGCAAAATAA
- the rpsJ gene encoding 30S ribosomal protein S10: MAKQKIRIRLKAYDHRILDQSAEKIVETAKRSGASVSGPIPLPTEKSIYTVLRAVHKYKDSREQFEMRTHKRLIDIVNPTPQTVDSLMRLDLPSGVDIEIKL, translated from the coding sequence ATGGCAAAACAAAAAATTCGTATTCGTTTAAAAGCGTATGATCACCGTATTTTGGATCAATCAGCAGAAAAGATTGTAGAAACGGCGAAACGCTCAGGTGCTTCCGTATCTGGTCCGATTCCACTTCCAACAGAGAAGTCAATCTACACAGTCTTGCGTGCGGTCCACAAATATAAAGATTCTCGTGAGCAATTCGAAATGCGTACACACAAACGTTTAATCGACATCGTTAATCCAACACCACAAACAGTTGACAGCTTGATGCGTTTAGACTTACCAAGCGGTGTGGACATCGAAATCAAACTATAA
- the fmnA gene encoding FAD export ECF transporter transmembrane subunit FmnA has translation MIEKLILGRFVPGESLIHGLDARTKLLAGFYYIGILFLANNWWTYALMVLFTLMVIQLTGIKLKVFIKGVKPLIWLILFTVVMQILFTSGGTIFIDWGPFTISSFGLLNGVFVFLRFVLIIMMSTVITLTTTPMNLTDAIAYILRPFAVLKVPVNDIALMISVALRFIPTLMGETDKIMQAQRARGVDFGEGNLFEQMKVVVPIFIPLFVSSFNRAEELADAMEARGYQGGEGRTRFRILHWHIGDLIAGCVMVLLTIGLVILRTS, from the coding sequence ATGATAGAAAAGCTAATATTAGGTCGTTTTGTTCCAGGGGAGTCCTTGATTCATGGCCTTGATGCACGAACAAAGTTACTCGCTGGCTTTTATTATATCGGTATATTATTTCTGGCAAATAATTGGTGGACCTATGCTTTAATGGTTCTGTTCACGCTTATGGTTATCCAACTAACTGGAATTAAATTGAAGGTATTCATCAAAGGAGTTAAGCCGCTTATTTGGCTAATACTATTCACAGTTGTTATGCAGATTTTGTTTACAAGTGGTGGTACAATTTTCATTGATTGGGGGCCTTTTACAATCTCTTCCTTTGGGCTGTTAAATGGTGTATTTGTATTTTTGCGATTTGTATTAATTATCATGATGTCGACGGTAATAACCTTAACAACTACACCGATGAATCTAACGGATGCGATTGCTTATATCCTTCGACCTTTCGCTGTGTTAAAAGTTCCGGTAAATGATATTGCGTTAATGATTTCAGTTGCGCTACGTTTTATCCCGACGCTTATGGGTGAAACGGACAAGATTATGCAAGCTCAGCGCGCGCGTGGTGTGGACTTTGGTGAAGGGAACTTGTTCGAGCAAATGAAAGTAGTCGTCCCGATTTTTATTCCGCTATTCGTTAGTTCCTTTAACCGAGCAGAAGAATTAGCAGATGCAATGGAAGCTAGAGGGTATCAGGGAGGCGAAGGAAGAACTCGTTTTCGAATATTGCACTGGCATATAGGAGATTTGATCGCTGGTTGCGTTATGGTACTTTTAACGATTGGTTTAGTAATATTAAGAACAAGCTAA
- the menA gene encoding 1,4-dihydroxy-2-naphthoate polyprenyltransferase — protein sequence MSIPSFLKLVEIQTKIASVFPFMLGTLFVVYQYDLFKPVNTLIFFGSMLIFDLTTTAINNYMDYRKATDNHDYDYRTTSNVIGQERISERTVIITIFLMFFIATGLGVWLVVRTDLLVLLIGFVCFCIGILYTFGPVPLSRMPLGEIFSGVTMGFGIFFLAVYVNAYDAGIANLLWQGEMVTIQFNLIEIIRIGVVSLPCIFTIANIMLANNLCDLDEDIRNHRYTLPYYIGRKMGVVLFNALYYASFLAVVISVAVGFLHPIMLLSLLAAYPVYRNLVKFNKEQVKSKTFVIGIRNFVLINATLTILMAVSVVLQQLF from the coding sequence ATGTCGATTCCGTCATTTCTAAAATTAGTTGAAATCCAGACTAAGATTGCCAGTGTCTTTCCGTTTATGTTAGGAACACTGTTTGTTGTTTATCAATATGACTTATTTAAACCAGTTAATACGCTGATATTTTTTGGCTCGATGTTAATATTCGACTTAACGACAACGGCAATAAATAATTATATGGATTACCGTAAAGCGACCGACAACCATGACTATGATTACCGGACAACAAGTAATGTCATTGGACAAGAGCGTATTTCGGAACGGACAGTTATTATTACAATTTTTCTGATGTTTTTCATTGCAACTGGGCTTGGCGTGTGGCTAGTTGTTCGAACTGACTTGCTCGTACTTTTAATTGGATTTGTGTGCTTCTGTATTGGGATTTTATATACATTTGGCCCTGTGCCACTTTCTCGTATGCCACTTGGAGAAATTTTTTCAGGTGTAACAATGGGATTCGGCATTTTCTTCCTAGCAGTTTATGTAAATGCTTATGATGCTGGAATTGCGAACTTACTTTGGCAAGGGGAAATGGTAACCATCCAGTTCAATTTAATAGAAATTATTCGAATAGGTGTGGTATCCTTACCGTGTATTTTCACCATCGCGAATATTATGCTGGCCAACAACTTATGTGATTTAGATGAAGATATTCGAAATCATCGTTACACACTTCCTTATTATATAGGTAGAAAAATGGGTGTAGTGCTATTTAATGCTTTGTATTATGCATCATTTTTAGCAGTAGTCATTTCTGTTGCAGTAGGGTTCTTGCATCCAATCATGCTTCTGTCGCTGCTCGCGGCCTACCCGGTTTACCGCAACTTAGTTAAATTTAATAAAGAACAAGTGAAATCAAAAACGTTTGTTATTGGGATTCGCAACTTTGTATTGATTAATGCAACATTAACAATTTTAATGGCAGTGAGTGTTGTGCTTCAACAATTGTTTTAA
- a CDS encoding FAD:protein FMN transferase, whose translation MKKWKIMLSIIMLTLVVSACGNAKDETAKESPNDSKNLIDQPYSKTDFLMGTVVTLKIYDKDKEAVLDKGFDRINELADKITTSDSGKTSEVDKINEQAGKKPVKVSDDIYYLIQEGLEYSENSGGSFDITIGPLTSLWHIGFSDARKPSQAEIDAVLPLINYKDVTMNDKDKTVYLEKEGMQLDLGAIAKGYITDETLKVFKENKVTTSIIDLGGNIYVQGDNPNGNKWNVGIQDPFSPRGSVIGKLPESNMSIVTSGIYERYLEVDGKTYHHILDPKTGYPFDNDIAGVSIVSKKSIDGDGLSTATFSKGIKGGMDYIEQFDGVDAIFISKDKKVYETSGLKGQFELTDKNFEMDTLK comes from the coding sequence ATGAAGAAATGGAAAATAATGCTTTCAATAATTATGTTGACGCTCGTTGTATCAGCCTGCGGAAACGCAAAAGACGAAACGGCGAAAGAAAGTCCAAATGATTCGAAAAACCTAATTGATCAACCATACTCTAAAACCGACTTCCTTATGGGGACAGTAGTTACACTGAAGATATATGATAAAGACAAAGAAGCTGTTCTTGATAAAGGCTTTGACAGAATTAACGAATTAGCTGATAAAATTACAACAAGTGATTCAGGGAAAACATCAGAAGTTGACAAAATCAACGAACAAGCTGGAAAGAAACCAGTAAAAGTTTCTGATGATATTTACTACCTAATCCAAGAAGGGTTAGAGTACTCGGAAAACTCTGGTGGTAGCTTTGATATTACTATTGGTCCGCTAACTTCTTTATGGCACATCGGCTTTTCTGATGCTCGTAAACCTTCGCAAGCGGAAATCGATGCAGTTTTACCATTAATTAACTATAAAGATGTAACCATGAACGATAAAGACAAAACGGTTTATCTTGAAAAAGAAGGAATGCAGCTCGATTTAGGCGCAATTGCGAAAGGTTACATTACTGACGAAACACTAAAAGTATTCAAAGAAAATAAAGTGACAACTTCCATTATTGATTTAGGTGGAAATATTTACGTTCAAGGGGATAATCCAAACGGAAACAAATGGAATGTAGGGATTCAAGATCCATTTTCTCCGCGTGGTAGCGTGATTGGTAAACTTCCAGAATCTAATATGTCGATTGTAACATCGGGAATTTACGAACGGTATTTAGAAGTGGACGGTAAAACATATCACCACATTCTAGATCCAAAAACAGGTTACCCGTTTGATAATGATATTGCTGGTGTTTCAATTGTATCGAAAAAATCAATTGACGGCGATGGTTTATCAACCGCTACATTCTCCAAAGGTATTAAAGGCGGAATGGACTACATCGAACAATTTGACGGTGTAGATGCGATTTTCATTAGTAAGGATAAAAAAGTATACGAAACATCCGGATTGAAAGGGCAGTTCGAATTAACTGATAAAAATTTCGAAATGGATACTCTGAAATAA
- the pplA gene encoding extracellular electron transfer flavoprotein PplA codes for MKLKKVAMGITVVMASSLLLVGCGSSDDSSKDKKDTDTKQTETKKTAKTDGTMTDGTYKLEEKNYDDKGWKAFMSIEVKDGKITKANYDYKNEDGKLKSEDADYEKAMKDKVGTGPQEYLKQLSDSLVKNQSASTVEVVSGATHSSDAFINYANQLIQAAQKADTTTISINNGATMEDGTYKLEEQNYAHDYRVVFSIDVKDGKITKSDYNYVDKDGKLKSDDADYEKNMKAKSGTGPAEYIPALNKSLVDKQTPAEVDTVSGATNSSNQFKIYAAQLENAAQNGNTDTIKVYNLVEAE; via the coding sequence ATGAAATTGAAAAAAGTAGCAATGGGTATTACCGTAGTAATGGCTTCAAGTTTATTACTAGTAGGTTGCGGTAGTAGCGACGACAGCAGCAAAGATAAGAAGGACACAGACACAAAACAAACAGAAACAAAGAAAACAGCAAAAACTGACGGTACTATGACTGACGGTACTTACAAATTAGAAGAAAAAAATTACGATGACAAAGGCTGGAAAGCATTTATGTCCATCGAAGTTAAAGACGGCAAAATCACAAAAGCTAACTACGATTACAAAAACGAAGATGGCAAATTAAAATCTGAAGACGCTGACTACGAAAAAGCAATGAAAGACAAAGTAGGAACTGGTCCTCAAGAATACTTGAAACAACTAAGCGATTCTTTAGTTAAAAATCAATCAGCATCAACTGTGGAAGTAGTTTCAGGAGCGACTCATTCTTCTGACGCTTTCATCAACTATGCTAACCAATTAATCCAAGCAGCACAAAAAGCTGATACAACTACAATTTCTATCAATAATGGTGCTACAATGGAAGACGGCACTTACAAATTAGAAGAACAAAATTACGCACATGATTACCGTGTAGTATTCAGCATTGATGTAAAAGATGGCAAAATCACTAAATCTGATTACAACTATGTTGACAAAGACGGCAAACTTAAATCAGACGACGCAGACTATGAGAAAAACATGAAAGCTAAATCTGGTACTGGCCCAGCTGAATATATTCCAGCACTTAACAAATCTCTAGTAGACAAACAAACTCCTGCTGAAGTAGATACAGTTTCTGGTGCTACTAACTCTTCTAACCAATTCAAAATCTACGCTGCACAACTTGAAAATGCAGCACAAAATGGTAACACTGATACAATCAAAGTGTACAACCTAGTAGAAGCTGAATAA
- a CDS encoding FAD-dependent oxidoreductase — protein sequence MPEKNIVLIGAGYAGVHAAKKLAKKYKKDKDVNITLIDRHSYHTMMTELHEVAGGRVEPTAVQYDLRRLFNRTKVNLVTDNVTHVDHDKKIVTTEHGSYPFDYLVLGMGGEPNDFGTPGVSENGFTLWSWEDSVKLRKHIEETVTKASLEQNVEKRKAMLSFVVCGSGFTGIEMVGELLEWKNRLAKDNKIDPSEIKLVVVEAAPTILNMLERRDADKAERYMVKKGIEIMKNAAIVEVKPDSIVLKSGEEIPTSTLIWTAGVRANSDTKDYGMESARAGRLKVNQYMEAEGLKDVYVVGDLAYFEDEEGKPTPQIVEGAEQTALTAAKSIIVEMSGTGEKEAFQGKYHGVMVSIGAKYGVAHLGGMHLSGWFAILMKHMVNLYYFFGIRSGYYMWQYIMHEFFHIKDHRNIFRGWTSRYGNVLWVLPLRVYLGWFWIDEALSKIYGETTWDKVSITNLKPLFNGIGSDSWLTATTSKMPFEWLQTAATSGASQAAGDAAGAAATNVTTPILSHMPGWFQWIMELLMPNLDVALVMQKVVPFVELAIGLAMVVGLFTWLVSIGSAGFLVMFTLSAMLGWDKFWALPASIALLNGAGRTFGLDYWAVPWFQKHLGHWWYGKPKSVYRDK from the coding sequence ATGCCTGAAAAGAATATTGTTTTAATTGGGGCAGGATATGCAGGTGTACACGCTGCTAAGAAATTAGCTAAGAAATACAAGAAAGACAAAGACGTTAACATTACATTAATCGATCGTCATTCGTACCACACAATGATGACTGAACTTCATGAAGTTGCTGGTGGTCGTGTTGAACCAACTGCAGTTCAATATGATTTACGTCGTTTGTTTAATAGAACAAAAGTTAATCTTGTAACTGATAACGTGACACATGTAGATCATGATAAGAAGATTGTAACAACAGAACACGGGAGCTATCCATTTGATTACCTAGTACTTGGTATGGGCGGCGAACCTAATGATTTCGGAACACCTGGTGTAAGCGAAAATGGTTTCACACTTTGGTCTTGGGAAGATTCTGTTAAGTTACGCAAACATATTGAAGAAACTGTAACGAAAGCATCTCTTGAACAAAACGTTGAAAAACGCAAAGCAATGTTATCTTTCGTTGTTTGTGGATCTGGATTTACTGGTATCGAAATGGTTGGGGAACTTTTAGAATGGAAAAATCGTTTAGCTAAAGACAACAAGATTGATCCTTCTGAAATTAAATTAGTTGTAGTTGAAGCTGCTCCAACAATTCTTAACATGCTAGAAAGAAGAGACGCTGACAAAGCAGAACGTTACATGGTTAAAAAAGGTATTGAAATCATGAAAAACGCTGCTATTGTTGAGGTTAAACCTGACAGCATTGTTCTTAAATCTGGCGAAGAAATTCCAACAAGCACTTTAATCTGGACTGCTGGTGTTCGTGCTAACTCTGATACAAAAGATTACGGCATGGAATCTGCTCGTGCAGGTCGCTTAAAAGTTAACCAATATATGGAAGCAGAAGGTCTTAAAGACGTTTATGTTGTTGGTGACCTTGCTTACTTTGAAGATGAAGAAGGCAAACCAACACCGCAAATCGTTGAAGGTGCTGAACAAACTGCTTTAACTGCAGCGAAAAGCATCATCGTTGAAATGAGCGGTACTGGCGAAAAAGAAGCCTTCCAAGGTAAATACCACGGAGTTATGGTTTCTATTGGAGCTAAGTACGGGGTTGCTCACCTTGGTGGAATGCACCTTTCTGGTTGGTTCGCTATTTTAATGAAACATATGGTTAACCTTTATTACTTCTTTGGTATTCGTAGTGGTTATTACATGTGGCAATATATTATGCATGAATTCTTCCACATTAAAGACCACCGTAATATTTTCCGTGGTTGGACTTCTCGTTATGGTAACGTACTTTGGGTTCTTCCTTTACGTGTTTATCTAGGTTGGTTCTGGATTGATGAAGCTCTTTCTAAAATCTACGGTGAAACTACATGGGATAAAGTAAGTATTACAAACTTAAAACCTTTATTTAATGGTATTGGTTCTGATTCTTGGTTAACTGCAACAACTTCTAAAATGCCTTTCGAATGGTTACAAACTGCTGCAACTTCTGGCGCGAGTCAAGCTGCCGGAGATGCTGCTGGTGCGGCTGCAACAAACGTAACTACACCAATTCTTAGCCATATGCCTGGTTGGTTCCAATGGATTATGGAACTTCTAATGCCGAACCTTGACGTTGCTCTAGTTATGCAAAAAGTAGTTCCTTTTGTTGAACTTGCAATCGGTCTTGCTATGGTAGTTGGTCTATTCACTTGGCTTGTAAGTATCGGAAGCGCAGGATTCCTAGTAATGTTCACTCTAAGCGCTATGCTTGGTTGGGACAAATTCTGGGCGTTACCAGCTTCTATCGCACTTCTAAATGGCGCTGGTCGTACATTTGGTCTTGATTATTGGGCTGTTCCTTGGTTCCAAAAACATCTTGGTCATTGGTGGTACGGTAAGCCGAAGTCCGTTTATAGAGACAAATAA